GTCACGGAAGCCTTTGTCGATCGCAGGCCAGAATTCGCGTGGTACAGAACCCCCGACGACCACGGATTCAAAACCGTAACCCGCGCCCGTTTCATTGGGTTCGATGGTGTAGTCGATTTTGCCGTATTGACCCGAACCACCGGACTGCTTCTTGTGGGTATAGCTGTCTTCCACACGCTGGGTAATGGATTCGCGGTAAGCCACTTGCGGTTTACCGATGTTGACTTCCACACCGTGAGTACGCAGCAAGATGTCGACCTTGATGTCCAAATGCAATTCGCCCATGCCTTTGAGGATGGTTTCGCCGGTTTCTTGGTCGGTTTCAATGCGGAAAGAGGGGTCTTCTTTTGCCATTTTGTTGAGGGCAACACCCATTTTTTCGGCACCGGCTTTATTTTTCGGTGAGATAGCAAGCGAGATAACCGGATCAGGGAATACCATTGGTTCGAGCGTCGCCGGTTGTTTCGGGTCACACAAGGTATGGCCGGTTTGCACGTTTTTCAGACCAACCAAGGCGATAATGTCGCCCGCTTGTGCGAAGTCGATCGCGTTGGCTTCATCCGCGTGCATTTCCACCATGCGGCCGACGCGTTCGGTTTTGCCGGTGAACGTGTTGAGGATGGTGTCGCCGGTTTTCATCGTACCGGAATAAATGCGGGTAAAGGTCAAGGCGCCGTATTTGTCATCCATGATTTTGAATGCCAAAGCACGCAAGGGACGCGCCGCATCCACGATAGCGAATTCGCCGGTCGGGTTGCCTTCCAAGTCCACTTCAGGCTGCGGCTTCACTTCACCCGGGCTTGGCAAGTAATCGACTACGCCGTCCAGCACCAATTGCACGCCCTTGTTTTTGAAAGAAGAACCTGCAAACGTCGGGAAGAAGTCCAGCGCAATCGTGCCTTTGCGGATGCAGCGCTTAATGTCTTCCAGTGCCGGTTCTTCGCCACCGAGGTACATTTCCATCAGTTCGTCGTCTTGCTCGACCGCCATTTCGATCAGCTTTTCGCGCCATTCATTGACGAGCTCCTCCATGTCGGCGGGAACGTCTTCGATGGTGTAATTCATGGGGTCGCCGGAGTTGTCCCAGACCCATGCTTTACGGGTCAACAGGTCAACCACACCAACGAAGTTGTCTTCGATACCGATAGGCAAGGTCATGGGCATTGGACGTGCGCCCAACACTTCTTCTACCTGTTTGATAACGCGGTAGTAATCGGCACCGATACGGTCAAGTTTATTGATGTAAATGACACGGGCAACGCCTGAATCATTCGCATAACGCCAGTTGGTTTCAGACTGGGGTTCAACACCGCCGGAACCGCAGAATACGCCGATACCGCCATCGAGAACTTTCAGTGAACGGTAAACTTCGATGGTGAAGTCAACGTGCCCTGGGGTGTCGATGATATTGAAGCGGTGACCTTTCCAAAAACAGGTGGTCGCAGCCGACTGGATGGTGATCCCGCGTTCTGCTTCCTGCACCATGAAGTCAGTGGTGGCAGCACCGTCGTGCACTTCACCGATCTTATGGATTTTGCCGGTCAGCTTCAGAATACGCTCGGTGGTAGTGGTCTTGCCCGCGTCAACGTGGGCAAAAATGCCAATATTTCGGTAAAGTGTTAAGTCAGTCATGTGTCCAAATCTCTAAGAATAAGCGCAGGAACTGCGGATAAAGGCGTGATTGTAATCCATCTTGCAACACGGAGTAAGGGGGAATTCAAGCACGATTTGTAGAAATTGCTGATTTTGCGGCTCTGCACACAATCTGCAAACTATTTCCGACGCATCTCCACACCATTGGGATAATACCTGCACATGTTTTCCGTACCATGCAGCCCTGACACTACTCACTGAACGGGAGGCTGGAGATGACAACAATAATCTTCTGCTACGACCAGTTTTCCCGGCGGGGTTGTAACACCCTGAGACGCCTAGACCCCGACCAACGGCGCGACACCCGTTGGTCGGGGTTTCTTATTGTTTGCTACAATGGCTCACATGAATAAACATATCCTCATTGCCGACGACGACCCTCATATCCGCGATGTGATTAGCTTTGCGCTGGAAAAAGCGGGGATGCAAGTCACCCAAACCGAAGACGGTCGCCAAGCCCTCGACACCTTCCGCCGTCATGCCGCTGATTTGATCGTACTCGACATCAATATGCCAGAGCTTGATGGGCTAGAAGTCTGCCGCGAAATCCGCAAGTTTTCAGAGGTGCCGATTTTGTTTCTTTCGTCCCGCGATGACGAGATTGACCGCATTTTAGGCTTGGAAATCGGCGGCGATGATTACGTGACCAAACCGTTCAGCCCGCGTGAATTGGTGGCACGCATTAATGTCATTCTCAAACGCACGCAACAGCACAGCAAAGCAGCGCCGGAGCCAGAGCAAAGTTCACTGCGTCACGGCAAGCTCAGCATTCAGCCCGAACAACACACCGCCAATTGGGATGGCAAAGCGTTGAACCTAACCGCCACCGAATTTGCCATGTTGCAATTGTTTGCCCGCCAACCCACTCGCGTTTTCAGCCGTGACAGCATTATGGGCAACGCCTACGACGGCAATGTGTATGTCAGTGACCGCACCATTGATAGCCATATTCGCCACATTCGCCAGAAATTTGCGGACATCGGCTGTGAAAATGTGATTGAAACGGTGCATGGAGTCGGTTATAAACTTGCCACATGCCAATAAATGCACGCCTACCGTTTCCTCGTAAAACGCTATTCCGCTTGCGGAGCATTTTGCTATTGGTGATGCTCGCGGTATTGGCGTTGCCCTTGGGTGGGCTGTATTTTTTCCGCATTTATGAAAATGAATTAGTCCAGCAAACCGAGTTGGAACTGATTTCGCAATCGGCGGCACTCGCCGCCACGTTTCGGCAATTGGTGCGCAATCAGCCGCAAAAGGGCAATTACGGCTACATTCGATTTTCCACTTCTCTGACACAACCTGACCCACCGTACACGGAAGAACAACCGCTGGACGATCCATTTTACACCCCGGTCAAACCTAGCGTGGATTTGATTGCGCCGATTGCACCACCACGCCCCGAAGCCCGCCCTAGCACGCAAGCGATTGACCCGTTAGCCCGCGAGATCGGCGAGCAAATGAGCCAAATATTGCGCGATACCCAGCAAGTGACGCTATCCGGGATACGTTTGCTCGACCCCAATGGCACCGTGATTGCCGGGCGCGAAGAAGTCGGCTTATCACTGGCGCACATTGCTGAAGTCAAGCAGGCCATACAAGGGAAATACGCCAGCGTCATCCGCCAGCGCATTTCTGATCAGCCCCCGCCGCCGCTGTATTCGATTAGCCGGGGCAGCCAGATTCGGGTGTTCACCGCGTTTCCGATTATTGAAGACGAACGGCTGCAAGGCGTGCTGCTGCTATCGCGCACGCCGAACAATATTATCAAGCACTTGTACGCCAACAAGGGTGTATTGTTCATGGCTACCTTCAGCTTGTTGGTGCTGGCGGTGTTGCTGATTTTATTGGTGTCATCCACCATTTCGCGCCCCATCCGCGAATTATTGCGGCAAACCGAACGGGTACGCCAAGGCGAACAGCGCGAAGTCGAACCGATTCAAAATCCCGTCACCAAAGAAATTGCGCAATTGTCGGAAAGTTTCGCGGGCATGTCACACGCGCTGGCGGAACGTTCCGATTACATCCGCCGCTTTGCTACCCACGTTTCCCACGAATTCAAAACACCCCTGACCGCGATGCAAGGCGCATTGGAATTGCTGCATGATCACCTTGACACCATGCCCGCTGAACGCCGTGAAAAATTCATTCAAAACTTATTGGCGGATACCCAGCGCCTCAAGCAATTGGTGAATCGCTTGTTGGAATTAGCCCGCGCCGATTCACTCGAAACCCGCAAAGAAACCAGCACGTTGCCTGCCTTGTTCAAAGCCTTGCACAACCGTTATCAGGAACGGGGTTTGCAGGTGCGCATTCACAATGCCTTGCCCAATACACCGCTGGCGATTGCGCCGGATGCGTTGGAAACCGTTGTTATCAACCTGTTCGATAACAGCTTGCAACACGGCGCCAAGGGCGTGGATGTGTATGCGAATGCTTCCGGGCAGCAGTTGTGTCTGCGCTTGCACGACAACGGGGAGGGAATTTCGGCAGCGAATCGTGACAAGATTTTCACCCCATTTTTCACCACCAAACGCACCAAAGGCGGCACGGGTTTGGGGCTGGAAATCGTTGCCTCCATCCTAAAAGCTTACAACGGCAGCATTCGGCTGGGGGATGCGGCTCACGGGGCGGAATTTATCCTGCTATTGTCGCTGGAAAAAAGCGACGGCAAATAACGGCTATCGTTTTTCCACTACCGCTAACCCCGGTGCATTTTCCTTTACTAGCGCCTAGCGTTACAGAATAGCTGTGATTTCATTTAATAGCGTCGGGATCAGCGTATGCGTTACCTCAAAGCCTTGTTATTGGTATTGCTCACTTGTCTGCCTTTGCAGCTCTGGGCATTCACCGCACCTGCCCAAGTTCAGGTGGAAAGCGAGTGGGGCGAAGCCAACCCCGATGACATAAAAACGGTCTTAACGTCGGTGATTGAGGTGATTGCGCCGTACATGGCGGGGCGCACCTTTGGTGATATTGTTGTTAGAAACGACAAAAGCGGCCCCATTTCCTTGTACGAAAAAGGTGCTAATGATGAATACATCATTATGCTCAACGTTGGTGGGCGTTATTGGGCGCAGTTGTCTTACCAGTTTTCCCACGAAATGTGCCATTTGATGTCCAATTACGATCTTGCTCCGAATAACATCACTCGCCAACAATGGTTTGAGGAGTCCTTGTGTGAGGCATTCAGCTTATTTGCGTTAGAAAAAATGGCACAACACTGGGAAACCAATCCGCCTTACCCGCATTGGCAGGAGTATGCCCCCAAATTTCGGGAATACCAGCAAGACATGTTCAAGCAAACCCACCGCCAGCTTCCTAAAAGCATGAAGTTACCCAAGTGGTATCAAGCCTACGCCAAAACGCTGAGTGCTGACCCCTACGCGCAAGGTCGGGACCTTAACGAATTGGTCGCCAATCAGTTGCTGCCGATTTTTGCTGAAAAACCAGAGACGTGGGTAACGCTCAATTATTTAAACCTTGGCGATGACAGCGGCGACAAAACATTGGATAAATACCTGACCGATTGGGAAAATAATGTGCCATCGCCATGGCAGTCGACGATCACGGGTGTTAAACAAATTCTACTGAAAGACTGAGCAACCAGCCGCTCTTCGGAAAAAGGTTTTTTGCGCCACAAGATTATTTTATAATACTCTATACAAAAATATGAACTTTCAAACAGCCAGTCTGTCATAAAAACTAACAACAGCAGACCGGAAGGGATATTAGGGTGTACATTATGAACAAGAAACCTCTGCTAATTTTGTTAGCATTTACCATTTTTATGATTGGGTACTGGATACCCGAAGACCGTCACGTACCTGTCGCGAACGCCAAATCTTATGCAAGCGATTCCATGGTTTACGGTTACAAAGTTGGCGGCGTCAATGCACAAAAAGGCATTACCATTTTTGCTGACCAAGGCGCAGCGGTTGAAGCGGTCACTAGCGGGCTGGTGCTTTACCGTGAACATACCCCGCAAGGTGATAATTCAGTTTGGGTTCTGGGTGCAAAATGGCGGCTACACCACTACGCCAATCTCGACAAAGTTGAGGTGACACCGGCGTCTTGGGTTAAAACGGGCGAGAAAATTGGCACAGTTGGCACAACCAAACCAGCGAAACCAACGAAGCCAGTGGCAGCCAATTTGTATTATTCGATTCGTAGCTTGCCACCACTGGTGACGGAGTGGAAAGCAGAACAGCCGTTGGGTTTGGATCAAGTGTTTTACGTGAATCCGCATGAGTTTTTGACGGCTTACCAAAACGAAACCAAAGCTGAGCATTAATCATTGTGACGCGCCCGCACTCCCCGCGTTAGAATGCCGCTTTGCAAGATTTTGTTTCAGGAGTACACCATGCCCGTTTACCGTTCCCGCACTTCCACCGGCGGTCGCAATATGGCTGGCGCACGCGCTTTGTGGCGTGCGACCGGCATGACCGATGCGGATTTCCAGAAACCGATCATCGCGATTGCGAATTCCTTCACCCAATTTGTCCCCGGTCACGTCCACCTCAAGGACATGGGGCAACTGGTGGCGCGTGAAATCGAAGCCGCTGGCGGTGTCGCCAAAGAATTCAATACCATTGCTGTCGACGATGGCATTGCGATGGGGCATGGGGGGATGCTGTATTCGCTGCCGTCCCGCGAATTAATCGCCGATGCCGTGGAATACATGGTGAATGCGCATTGTGCCGACGCGCTGGTGTGCATTTCCAACTGCGACAAAATCACGCCGGGGATGTTGAATGCCGCGCTGCGCCTGAACATTCCCACCATTTTCGTTTCCGGCGGGCCGATGGAATCCGGCAAAGCGGTGATTGGTGGCAAGCTGGTGAAGCTGGATTTGGTGGATGCAATGGTGTCCGCCGCCAACAGTGCCGAAAGCGACGCAAATGTGGAAACCATGGAACGTTCCGCTTGCCCTACGTGCGGCTCGTGTTCCGGCATGTTTACCGCTAACTCGATGAATTGCTTGACCGAAGCCCTGGGCTTGAGTTTGCCGGGGAACGGTTCGACGCTGGCGACGCATTCTGACCGCAAGCGCCTGTTCCTCGAAGCGGGGCGCATCATTGTCGGTTTGGCGAAACGTTACTACGAACAGGACGACGAATCTGTATTGCCGCGCTCGATTGCGACCATGGAAGCGTTTGAAAATGCGATGTGTTTGGACATTGCAATGGGTGGCTCGACCAATACCATCTTGCACTTGCTGGCGGCGGCGGAAGAGGCGGGTGTCAATTTCACCATGAACGACATCGACCGTTTGAGCCGCAAAGTGCCGCAATTGTGCAAAGTTGCGCCTTCCACCCAGCTTTACCACATGGAAGACGTACACCGTGCGGGCGGGGTATTCGGCATTCTTGGCGAACTCGACCGCGCTGGATTGTTGCACCGCGAAGTCGGCACAGTTCACGCGACCAATATGGCGGAAGCCTTGTCGTTGTGGGATGTGCGCTTGACCGACGATGCCAAACGCCACGAATTTTTCCGCGCAGGCCCCGGTGGAGTGCCAACGCAAGTGGCATTCAGCCAAAGCAAACGCTGGGACACGTTGGATATTGACCGCGAAAACGGCTGTATCCGCGACAAAGCGCACGCTTACAGCCTTGAAGGTGGCTTGGCGGTGTTGTTCGGCAATATTGCGCTGGATGGTTGCGTGGTCAAAACCGCTGGAGTGGATGACAGCATTCTCACATTCTCCGGCCCAGCGCGTATTTTTGAATCGCAAGATGACGCAGTGGCGGGCATTCTCGGTGATAAAATTGTCGCGGGTGACATCGTATTGATCCGCTACGAAGGCCCTCGCGGTGGCCCCGGAATGCAGGAAATGCTCTACCCGACCTCGTACATCAAGTCGAAAGGCTTGGGTAAGGCGTGTGCGCTGATCACGGACGGGCGTTTTTCCGGCGGCACGTCGGGCTTGTCCATCGGTCACGTTTCACCGGAAGCGGCAGAAGGCGGCGCGATTGGCTTGGTGGAAGAAGGCGACATGATCGACATCGACATTCCGAACCGGACGATCAATGTGCGTGTTAGCGATGAAGTGCTGGCAACCCGGCGGGCGGCGATGGAAGCACGCGGCAAAGCGGGTTGGAAGCCAGTGAGTCGCGAGCGTTACGTGAGTGCGGCGTTGAAAGCGTATGCGGCAATGACGACTTCGGCCTCACGCGGTGCGGTGCGCGACGTGACGCAGTTGGAGAAGTAAGCTTGCGCCGGGAAAAGTGCTCATGGCTTTTCCCGGCATTGGGTTTGTTTATGTCCCCGTCGCGGTGCGGCTATGACGGTCGGCTTTTAACAGTAAGGCGACCATTTCATTGGATAATTTATGCATTTCAGTCACCGCGCGGTAACTGCCGACAGCGTTGCCATTGCGGTATTGCGCCAGTGCCTCGTCACTGGAATCGTGAAAGCGTTTGTGATTTTTCTCCAAAAATTCAAATAAAAAGCTGCCATCTGGCGCAGAATTTTGCAGGTGTTCGTGCCCGTTGTGGTAGAGCCACTGTCCCAATTTGCACTCGGTGCAAGCCGTTCCTTCAAAGTCGTCCACACCTTTCAACGTGTTAGTGACTTTGCGGAGGTATTGGATGTGGTCATTCAAACGTTGTATAAAAAAAGCGTTATTGCTTGCCATTGGATTAATCCCCTTGTTTATCGTCATAGTAGTTGTGCCAGTACAAGTCATAGCCCGAATTGACTGAGTTCTACTGCTTTGTCTTCCAGCACTTGTTGCGCAGCTTGCAAATGATTCAAGTTGAATTCCTGTATCAGTGCCCGGCTGAACGGTAAAATTTCCTGTGTTGCGGCGAAATCTTGGGTTTGCAATGCCACCCGTACTTGGCGTAAATAAGCTGCCGTGATTTCTTGCCCCAAACGCGCCACTTGCGGGTGTTGAGCCGCTCGGTCGCGTAATTGGCGAGTGAAATACAGGGCGCTGCGGTCACTGCTGCCCAAATCACCCGCTTCCATCGCGGCATAAGCTTGCGCGATTAAGCGCTCAACGCCCTCATCCGAGGGTAATGCGGGTTCAAGTATGACCGCTGGTGCTACCGATGACGGTTTTTTCGCAGAAGCGGGTGCTGGATTCAACGGCGGCGCTTTTGTAACCGCAGGCTTGGTATCTTTTGCCTTGAGTGCCGCTTGAGGTTTGGCCTTGGGTGGGTAGCCAATCGCAACCAGTGGTGTGTCTTGGTACGCCTGCGCCTGACGATTAATTGGCAGGACACTGGCGATTGCGGTGGGCGTTAGTGCCGCAAGTTTTAACGGTTCGCGCGGTTCTGGCGCAATTGTCACCAAAGGCGCGGGGGATACCACCGTTTCTAACACGGCATTACCTGCTACGGCGGTAAAAACACCAAACAAGCCCAACAGTGAACCCGTCATGAGCGCTTGACTAAGGTGTTTGTGCGGAATAATGCGGTGGGTGCCGCGTTTTTCCAACTGCTGCACGCGCGGTGATAAGGCAGTGGCTAATACATGCACGTCCATGCCCGCGACGCACAGCAATAAAGCGGGGTCGAGGTGTTCATCCAAGTACCCTTTTTTTATTAACGGCTTAAGATGCTTGTAGGCATTCTTTTGACACGGTGAATGTTGCCCGGCTTGCGTGAGAAGACTTTGGACTTCCCAGGTATCCGGGCTTTCCAAAACGACATAAGCCTGACCGTTATCGTGCCCGTAAGCCAGCGGCATTAAAATCCACGGCAATGCTAGGCGCTGGCTGGTGAGACTGATGTGTTGAAACAACTCATCCAATGCCCAAGCGGAAGCTTCACTGGGTA
The DNA window shown above is from Candidatus Thiothrix sulfatifontis and carries:
- the fusA gene encoding elongation factor G; this translates as MTDLTLYRNIGIFAHVDAGKTTTTERILKLTGKIHKIGEVHDGAATTDFMVQEAERGITIQSAATTCFWKGHRFNIIDTPGHVDFTIEVYRSLKVLDGGIGVFCGSGGVEPQSETNWRYANDSGVARVIYINKLDRIGADYYRVIKQVEEVLGARPMPMTLPIGIEDNFVGVVDLLTRKAWVWDNSGDPMNYTIEDVPADMEELVNEWREKLIEMAVEQDDELMEMYLGGEEPALEDIKRCIRKGTIALDFFPTFAGSSFKNKGVQLVLDGVVDYLPSPGEVKPQPEVDLEGNPTGEFAIVDAARPLRALAFKIMDDKYGALTFTRIYSGTMKTGDTILNTFTGKTERVGRMVEMHADEANAIDFAQAGDIIALVGLKNVQTGHTLCDPKQPATLEPMVFPDPVISLAISPKNKAGAEKMGVALNKMAKEDPSFRIETDQETGETILKGMGELHLDIKVDILLRTHGVEVNIGKPQVAYRESITQRVEDSYTHKKQSGGSGQYGKIDYTIEPNETGAGYGFESVVVGGSVPREFWPAIDKGFRDSMVKGPLAGYPVVDVKVTLREGGFHAVDSSAIAFEIAAKGGYRQTMPKAGPQILEPIMKVDVFAPDSHVGDVIGDLNRRRAMIKSQDTAPIGARIKADVPLSEMFGYIGDLRTMTSGRGQFSMEFSHYAACPRSVSDQVIKEAQERKKALDAEK
- a CDS encoding response regulator transcription factor, producing MNKHILIADDDPHIRDVISFALEKAGMQVTQTEDGRQALDTFRRHAADLIVLDINMPELDGLEVCREIRKFSEVPILFLSSRDDEIDRILGLEIGGDDYVTKPFSPRELVARINVILKRTQQHSKAAPEPEQSSLRHGKLSIQPEQHTANWDGKALNLTATEFAMLQLFARQPTRVFSRDSIMGNAYDGNVYVSDRTIDSHIRHIRQKFADIGCENVIETVHGVGYKLATCQ
- a CDS encoding HAMP domain-containing histidine kinase; protein product: MPINARLPFPRKTLFRLRSILLLVMLAVLALPLGGLYFFRIYENELVQQTELELISQSAALAATFRQLVRNQPQKGNYGYIRFSTSLTQPDPPYTEEQPLDDPFYTPVKPSVDLIAPIAPPRPEARPSTQAIDPLAREIGEQMSQILRDTQQVTLSGIRLLDPNGTVIAGREEVGLSLAHIAEVKQAIQGKYASVIRQRISDQPPPPLYSISRGSQIRVFTAFPIIEDERLQGVLLLSRTPNNIIKHLYANKGVLFMATFSLLVLAVLLILLVSSTISRPIRELLRQTERVRQGEQREVEPIQNPVTKEIAQLSESFAGMSHALAERSDYIRRFATHVSHEFKTPLTAMQGALELLHDHLDTMPAERREKFIQNLLADTQRLKQLVNRLLELARADSLETRKETSTLPALFKALHNRYQERGLQVRIHNALPNTPLAIAPDALETVVINLFDNSLQHGAKGVDVYANASGQQLCLRLHDNGEGISAANRDKIFTPFFTTKRTKGGTGLGLEIVASILKAYNGSIRLGDAAHGAEFILLLSLEKSDGK
- a CDS encoding M23 family metallopeptidase, coding for MNKKPLLILLAFTIFMIGYWIPEDRHVPVANAKSYASDSMVYGYKVGGVNAQKGITIFADQGAAVEAVTSGLVLYREHTPQGDNSVWVLGAKWRLHHYANLDKVEVTPASWVKTGEKIGTVGTTKPAKPTKPVAANLYYSIRSLPPLVTEWKAEQPLGLDQVFYVNPHEFLTAYQNETKAEH
- the ilvD gene encoding dihydroxy-acid dehydratase is translated as MPVYRSRTSTGGRNMAGARALWRATGMTDADFQKPIIAIANSFTQFVPGHVHLKDMGQLVAREIEAAGGVAKEFNTIAVDDGIAMGHGGMLYSLPSRELIADAVEYMVNAHCADALVCISNCDKITPGMLNAALRLNIPTIFVSGGPMESGKAVIGGKLVKLDLVDAMVSAANSAESDANVETMERSACPTCGSCSGMFTANSMNCLTEALGLSLPGNGSTLATHSDRKRLFLEAGRIIVGLAKRYYEQDDESVLPRSIATMEAFENAMCLDIAMGGSTNTILHLLAAAEEAGVNFTMNDIDRLSRKVPQLCKVAPSTQLYHMEDVHRAGGVFGILGELDRAGLLHREVGTVHATNMAEALSLWDVRLTDDAKRHEFFRAGPGGVPTQVAFSQSKRWDTLDIDRENGCIRDKAHAYSLEGGLAVLFGNIALDGCVVKTAGVDDSILTFSGPARIFESQDDAVAGILGDKIVAGDIVLIRYEGPRGGPGMQEMLYPTSYIKSKGLGKACALITDGRFSGGTSGLSIGHVSPEAAEGGAIGLVEEGDMIDIDIPNRTINVRVSDEVLATRRAAMEARGKAGWKPVSRERYVSAALKAYAAMTTSASRGAVRDVTQLEK
- a CDS encoding CZB domain-containing protein, producing MASNNAFFIQRLNDHIQYLRKVTNTLKGVDDFEGTACTECKLGQWLYHNGHEHLQNSAPDGSFLFEFLEKNHKRFHDSSDEALAQYRNGNAVGSYRAVTEMHKLSNEMVALLLKADRHSRTATGT